In Paenibacillus sonchi, the genomic stretch AGCGGCCGGGCCGCAAACGGGAGTCCCCGGGCCCAGCCGCTTTTTATTGTCATTATAACCTTCGGACTCTGGAACAAGTCCCAAAGTGCAAAATCCCTAAACTCAACCGGCCTGCTGCGCTCAAGCGTTCTGGCCGTGGCAGTTCTTGTACTTCTTGCCGCTGCCGCAAGGGCAAGGATCGTTGCGGCCAATCGCAGCCTGAACATGTACCGGCTGCTTCTCGGCAGGCTCGCCATTCGTGGTGATTTTGTTCTCTTCCACTACGGATTGACGTTCCTGGTTGGTTTCAATGTGCGCCTTCATAATATAGGTCGCAACTTCTTCCTGAATGGTGGCAGTCATGGCATTGAACATTTCAAAGCCTTCAAATTGATATTCGCGAAGCGGGTCAGTACCGCCATACGCACGCAGGTGAATCCCTTGACGAAGCTGATCCATCGCATCAATATGATCCATCCATTTGCTGTCTACGGAGCGGAGCACGATAACCTTCTCGAATTCACGCACCAGCTCAGAGCCAAGGCGTTCTTCACGGGCTGCGTATTTCTCCAGCACAAGGTTAAAGATGTATTCGATGAGCTCCTCAACTTCCTTGCCCCACAGATCGTCGCGGGTCAACTGGCCTTCCTCCAAAAGCTTGCTGTTCACATAATCAGCAACCTCCTGCAGCTCCCAGTTCTCCGGAATATCGTCACTGCAATGGGCATTAACGATACGGTCAATAACCGGCTTGATCATTTCAACCACAATATCTTTAATATTGTCAGACTCCAGAATCTCGCGGCGCTGCTTGTAGATAATCTCACGCTGCTGATTCATGACGTCATCATATTGAAGGACGACTTTACGGATGTCGAAGTTGTTGCCTTCGACACGTTTTTGGGCGGATTCTACAGCGCGCGTAATCATGCGGCTCTCAATGGGCTGATCCTCTTCAAAACCAAGACGGTCCATCATGTTCAGCACGTTATCTGCACCAAAACGCTTCATCAGTTCGTCGCCGAGCGACAGGTAGAACTGGGTGGAACCCGGGTCGCCTTGACGTCCCGCGCGTCCGCGCAGCTGGTTATCAATCCGGCGCGATTCATGGCGTTCTGTACCAATAATATGCAGACCGCCCAGATCCGTCACACCTTCACCCAATACGATATCCGTACCGCGTCCCGCCATATTCGTAGCAATGGTTACTGTTCCCGGCTGGCCGGCATGCGAGATAATCTCCGCTTCCGCCGCATGATGCTTCGCATTCAGCACCTGGTGTCTGACACCTTTGCGTTTCAGCATCTCGGATACACGTTCCGAATTTTCAATGGATACCGTACCTACCAGTACAGGCTGATTCTTTTTGTGGCGCTCCACAATTTCCTCTACAACCGCGTTAAACTTGCCGTTTTCGCTTTTGTACACAACGTCCGGCATATCCACACGCTGGTTCGGCTTATTGGTTGGCACCTGCAGGACTTCCAGACCATAGATCTTCTTGAACTCTTCTTCTTCGGTCTTCGCGGTACCCGTCATGCCGCCCAGCTTGCGGTACATCCGGAAGTAGTTCTGGAATGTAATCGTGGCCAGGGTCATGCTCTCATTCTGCACCTGAATTTCTTCCTTGGCTTCGATCGCCTGGTGCAATCCATCACTGTAGCGGCGCCCAGCCATCAACCGTCCGGTAAATTCATCGACAATAACAACCTCGTCCTCATTCACTACATAGTCAACGTCGCGGCGCATAATGACGTTCGCCTTGAGCGCTTGAACAATGTGATGATTCAGGGTTACATTGCTGTGATCGTACAGATTTTCAACGCCAAAAGCGCGTTCTGCCGTAGCCACACCCTTTTCAGTCAAAGCTACGGATTTCACCTTAATATCAACCGTATAATCTTCTTCAGCAGTAAGTCTCTTCACGAAACGGTCTGCTGCATAGTACAGCTCCGTGGATTTCTCGGCTTGCCCGGAGATAATAAGAGGAGTCCGCGCTTCATCAATCAGAATAGAGTCAACTTCATCAATAATACAGAAATAGAGCGGACGCTGAACCATTTGCTCCTTATAGAGCACCATGTTGTCGCGCAGGTAGTCAAAACCGAATTCATTATTAGTGCCATACGTAATATCGCAGGCATAAGCTTCTTGTTTATCAGCATGGTCCATGCCGTTCAGGTTCACCCCAACCGTCATGCCCAGGAAGTTATAGATTTGTCCCATCTGCGCGCTGTCGCGCTGAGCCAGATAGTCATTGACCGTTACGACATGCACACCTTTGCCAAGCAATGCGTTCAGGTAGACTGGCAGAGTACCTACCAGCGTCTTGCCTTCACCTGTCTTCATCTCGGAGATCCGGCCTTCATGCAGCGCCATGCCTCCAACCAATTGAACGTCAAAATGCCGCATGCCCAGCGTCCGTTTGGAAGCTTCGCGTACGGTTGCAAATGCCTCGGGAAGAAGTTCTTCCAAGGTTTCGCCCTTCTCAATCCGGGCACGGAATTCAGCAGTCTTGGCTCTCAATTCTTCATCGGAAAGCGATACAAAATCGGGCTCCAACCCATTAATTACATCGACCGTCTTCATCAGACGTTTGACATCACGTTCGTTGGTGTCGCCGAATATTTTTTTTACAAGTCCTAGCATGGTTAACCCCTTTCATGCAACACAGATGGTGGAACCGAGCCCATCCTCACTAAATATTGAAAGGGCCATATAAGATTTCGATTCCGCTGCTTCATAAATTGTAACAGTTTGTAAGACAAGCCGCAATACAAGCAGCTCCAACCTTATTTTTCAAGTGAGCCCTCTTCAGCCAAAGTGCCGCTAAATTGTCATACTCACATCATATATATACGAACAAGAGCCCTATTCGCTTAAGGCGAATAGGGGCTCGGTTAATTTTCTGCGTGAGTTTGAAGCAAACCGCCTATCCCAAGTCCCGGCCGGGCTTCATGCACCAGACCTAGTCTTGTTCAATCAGACCATATTTGCCGTCATTGCGTTTGTAAACAACGCTGACTTCAGAAGTGTCGATGTTGGAAAACACGAAGAAATTATGTCCAACCATGTTCATTTGCAGGATCGCTTCTTCTACGTCCATCGGCTTCAAGGTGAAGCGCTTGTTCCGCACAACCTCCAAATCATCGTAATCCTGTTCCTCCACAGCAACGCTGCTTGGTGCGCCTTCCACAAAGAGTGTTTTCAGGCTTCCTTCCTGGCGGAATTTACGATTAAGCTTGGTCTTGTGCTTGCGGATTTGGCGTTCCAGCTTGTCCACCACGGCATCGATGGATGCGTACATATCGTCGCTGCGGTCTTCCGCACGAAGCGTTACACCTGCCAGCGGGATTGTTACTTCCACCGTATGAAGGCCGCGAACGACGCCAAGCGTCACATATCCTTCTGAGGTAGGGGGTGCATCGAAATACTTCTCAAGTCTGCTGAGCTTCTTATCAACATAATCTCTCAAAGCGTCGGTCACTTCAATTTGTTGACCTCGAATGCTGAATTGCATGGGCACTCCTCCTTTGTTTACATAGCCATTATACCAAATTGTCAGGGCTAAGTAAAAAACAAATCATGACAGCCTTTACATTCACCTAACAAAAGGTGTAACTGTATACCGGAGCAGAAGAAACGGATGTTTCTGCCCGCAAGTAGAAACGGCTACGCCGTCCTTATTAGGACGGTACCCGTTTCAGCGAGAAATAGAAGGATAATTTATAGCGTGAAACATATAAATTCTTATATTTAAAAAAATCCGGAAAGAGCTGCAAGCAGCCCCTTCCGGACATAAGTTCAAGCTATTTAACTTTACTGCCAAAAAGTGTTGGGCTTCAAGTCTTCTCTCCAAGCATAATTAGAAAATTATTTCGTATGAATCCGTATGACTTCAACAGAGGACCATGTAGTGCCATGTCCGCTAACCAAGTAAACCTTGTAGCCGGTAGCCGCTGTAAGGCCGCTTAGTGTATGAGTGTGACCTACACCAGGCTTCGCGGAAATGGTGCCTTTTAATGCAGAGGACAGCAGTGTCCCGGCACTATCCTTGCCTTCTGCCACTTGAGTGGCTGTAGGGGCTGCCGCATTATCCTTCAGCACAACATATCTGACCTCTTGAGCTGTTCCGCCTGCTGTGCCGTATTTGACATACACATCAGCCGTCACAGTACCGATATTCCCTGGCTGTGCCACAACAATGGCATTCGCACCAGCCGGTGCGGTTTTCAACCGGACAGTGGCTACAGAAGACCAGTTGCCGTAGCTGTCTGCAACCGTGACATAAGTAGCGTATTCCGTATCAGCCTTTAGTCCATACACCGTGAAGGACACGGTAGTGCCTGCTGTAGTCGCTTTGGTTCCATGATGAATGCCTGCCGTTCCGGCAGCAATTTGTCCATTCTTCACCTGCTGCGCACTCGGAGCATTTACGTTGATGGCATATGGCGCAACTACGTAATACACAGCACCCGTTACATTAGGCGTCAAGTAGACGTCTGCAGTCACAGAGCCAACATGTCCATACGCAGCGTTGGTTACTGTCGGTGTAGTGACACCGCCACCGCCGCCGCCGCCGGAACCGCCACCAGATCCTCCACCCGGAGCCTTGGTTGGTGCCGGTGTTGGGCTAGTTGTCGGAGCCGGTGAAGTTGTTGGCTTAGGAGTAGGAGTTGGAGCTGGGGTTACCCCAGGAGTCGCAGGCTTTTGAGCCACCGAATTACTGATAATGCCAACGGCCTCTGCCCGCGTTAATGCCCTCTTGGGACCGAAAGTCCCATCCGGATAACCTTTGATGACTTTCTTGTCGGCGGCTGCCGCAATAGCCCCACGGCTCCAGGCCGCAAACTGGCTGCTGTCCTTAAACTTGGCTGTAGACGCCTTAGTGTTCAGCTTCAAAATCTTGGCCGCAATAACAGCAGCCTCTTGCCGTGTAAGCGAAGCGTTGGGACGGAAGGTATTGTTCTCATACCCGCCGATGTATCCGGCTTTTACCGCTTTGGCAACTTCACTGTAATACCAGTTCGATTTCTTGAGGTCCTTGAAGCTGATTGTTGCCGTATCGGTATAACCGAACAGGCGGTTAACCAAAGCCACATACTCTGCACGTGTAATGGCTTTATTGGGTTTGACCGTACCGTCCTGGTACCCTCCCAGATAACCTTTATTCAGCCAGTCCTGCAATTGCTTTTGTGCCCAGTGCCCTTGAATATCCTTGGGTACCGGCGCGGCTGATACACTGCCGAGTGAACCTAACAGCATGCTGATCCCCAGCAGTCCGGTCACAAGACCACGCCACTTCTTTTTCATTTTGCTGTTCATCCTCCTAGAGTAAAGTGTATTGTGCGTCGAGGCAAGACAAAAAGCTCAACGTATTCTTTTACCCGGATAATGTGAAAAAGTTGCGATTCATGAAAAAAATTATAAAAATACAAAAAATAAACAATGAATCTTCCTAAAGATCAGACAATTCCCATAAAACATATACCTCTTAATCCAGTTTGTTCCATTGCCGATATATATCTATAGGGTTACAGAATCTGTACTCTCTTCTTATTCGTCCAAAAATATTCAGGAGGTATAACCTTATGAGAATTACGCCTCAAATCCCGTACCAGACCCTTACTAACAGTACTCCGCGGCTTGATACAGCAGCCCAAAAATCCGGTGCTCAGTGGCACAAAGCCGATTCGTCCGGTGTCATTACCTATGACCAGGTCGAAATCAGTGAAACAGGCCGGCAGCTGGCAGCTGATGCCATTCAGTCACATCCAGCAAAATATTATGGAACAGCAGAAATCAACGAAGCTCTGACCCACGCCCTGGAAGGAGAGCCGGCAGAAGTTGTTGATGCTGTATACGGCATTATAGAATCCAACTTTATCGTAGATGGAAACGTAAATGACGAGGAGAAACGGAAAGCACTGCTCGAAATGGGACTTTCACAGTCCAAATATATTGCAAAAAATTATATGGAAGGTGAGCAGGCGGACAAGTTCCTAAAGACAATGAATACAATTGCAGCTGTCGCTTCTACCCGGTCTACCGATCCGGTAACAGGTGACATCAGTTATAAATTGCCGTCAAGCCGTCCGGTAGGTGCTCCCGAGGATTATATAAATCCTTCCGAATTAATGAAACAAACTGACCCGGAAACGTACAGCCGATTTAAGAACGACATTTCCCTCGGAGGCAATGGACTGGATATACTTCTTGATTTCGTGAAAAAGGTTCCCCAGCATCCGGAGTGGACAGATACATTCAAGGAACAAACTGCGCAGAATGATCAACTACTAAACAATACACATATTCAGAACCGGTTCGACACTGCAGACACCAGCTCTGCTGCGGCATTTTTGGAGAGCATGCAAAGTATTTTGGCTGATTCATCTCTGAAGGATGATGCTTATCTTCAAAATATGCATGGATTCTATAAAACCCTCGGCATCGTTAAATCATGAGATGGGAGAAACGACAAGCGGAAAATTAAATACATCCTTGCCAAAAGTCTTATTCAGCCACCCCTGCAACTGTTGTCTCTGCGCCCAGTGTCCCTGAATATCCTTGGGCACCGGGGTGCAGAGACACTGTCCACAGACCCGAACAGCATGCTCGCCTCCAGTATTCCTGTCATTATTCCACGCTATTTCTTTGTCATTCTGTTCTTATTCTTCCTGAGTGTTTGATGGGCATAGGCATGCTGCATCACTCCAGAGCACCTATCCCCTTCAAAAGCCATACGACTAAGCAAAAAGAAAGTACGCCGAGGCAAAATAGAACGCCCAACGTTTCATTACCCAAATATTAGGACTTTTTAACGTTTTCCCGTAAAATAATTTTACACAATGACTAATTTTAGTTTAAATTGGCCACATTTGAGTTGACTTTTTGTAAAAAAGCCATAAAAAAGACCCTGGAGAAAATCTCCAGGATCTATGCTAGCGTTGTCTCAATTGCTAACCATCTACCATATATGTAGGTCGGCTGCGCCGGATGATTATAATTTGATGACGTTAGCTGCTTGTGGTCCGCGTGCACCTTCAACGATGTCGAACTCTACGGATTGGCCTTCATCCAATGTTTTGAAACCATCAGTTTGAATCGCGGAGAAGTGTACGAATACGTCGCCACCGTCGGCAGTTTCGATGAAACCATAACCTTTTTCTGCGTTAAACCATTTTACTTTACCTTCCATTGATTAAACATTCCCTTCGTCATCAGATGAACGTGAGTCTTGCTCACAACTCGACTATACCACCGCTGCTTCTCCATTGTCAATTGGAAAAGAAAATGTTTACTTTCAATAAATTACCACCTAAATATTAACTTATTTTTTTCAACATTATTCTACAAAAGACCTTATCAAAAGACCGTGTGGGTTGTCGTTTAAGAGTGTTTAACCAGAAGGATTGCTTATGAAACATAAAAATATTAATCCATAGAATTTCAATCAAATAATTTTAATCTTTCAATAGAAGGAGCGTAATCGAAGCCTTTTGCATATAAATATTGCTGCTTTGCTTTATCTGTATCACCAATCACCTCGTAATATACACCTAAATTATGGTGGGCAGCGAAGCTACCTGTCCCTATGACACTTCCCTCTTGTTCCGTTTCACCAATCTCAAGCGCCCTTAAGTAAAAACGTTCGATATACGGAATCAGATCACTATATTGATCAGGATCGCTAAGGATGAGCTCCAGAAGAAAAAGAGCAGAGACAAAATAAAAATCCGCAGACTCACTGAGAAAATCCTGCTCCGCTTCAACTATGGCCAGTCCCTCATCCAAATGACCTGAAGCAATGATCGCATACAAAAAATTAACGATAAGACTCGGAGCATATCCTTCTTTATGGGTGATTTTACTATATGCCTGTTTCAATGAAGCATACGTTTTATCATGTTCGTCTATTCCACGATATTCCTTGGCAATTTGATAGTAGTAATATGGGTCTTGAGGATTCTCCTCAATTACCTGTAAGAGTATTGGAATATTTCTGTCTGACTTCTTTTTTTCAAAGTAACCATCATGCTGAATCTCTACATCCACTCTCACTCTGGGCAGGTCAGATACTATCTGTTCATGAATTTTCCCGGAATATCGGCAACTGGATGGGAAAAGACGTGAGATGTAGCTTTGCTCAAAGCTCACTCCATCTTTCGACATAAATTTATCTATTCTTTTTATTTGGCCTATGGCAGGAGAATGAGTAATAAAGCTATAAATTTCATCTGCACAGTCGTTAGAAATGTATTCATCAGCGTCCAGTACCAGGCTCCACTCGCTGGTCGTCTGCTCCAAAGCAAAATTGCGGGCAGCCGCGAAGTCGTTGGTCCACTCGTAT encodes the following:
- a CDS encoding glycosyltransferase family 2 protein — protein: MNISLVMIVKNEEQTLRRCLDSVFTLVDEIIIVDTGSTDNTKQIASDYHAKIFEYEWTNDFAAARNFALEQTTSEWSLVLDADEYISNDCADEIYSFITHSPAIGQIKRIDKFMSKDGVSFEQSYISRLFPSSCRYSGKIHEQIVSDLPRVRVDVEIQHDGYFEKKKSDRNIPILLQVIEENPQDPYYYYQIAKEYRGIDEHDKTYASLKQAYSKITHKEGYAPSLIVNFLYAIIASGHLDEGLAIVEAEQDFLSESADFYFVSALFLLELILSDPDQYSDLIPYIERFYLRALEIGETEQEGSVIGTGSFAAHHNLGVYYEVIGDTDKAKQQYLYAKGFDYAPSIERLKLFD
- a CDS encoding S-layer homology domain-containing protein; the encoded protein is MKKKWRGLVTGLLGISMLLGSLGSVSAAPVPKDIQGHWAQKQLQDWLNKGYLGGYQDGTVKPNKAITRAEYVALVNRLFGYTDTATISFKDLKKSNWYYSEVAKAVKAGYIGGYENNTFRPNASLTRQEAAVIAAKILKLNTKASTAKFKDSSQFAAWSRGAIAAAADKKVIKGYPDGTFGPKRALTRAEAVGIISNSVAQKPATPGVTPAPTPTPKPTTSPAPTTSPTPAPTKAPGGGSGGGSGGGGGGGVTTPTVTNAAYGHVGSVTADVYLTPNVTGAVYYVVAPYAINVNAPSAQQVKNGQIAAGTAGIHHGTKATTAGTTVSFTVYGLKADTEYATYVTVADSYGNWSSVATVRLKTAPAGANAIVVAQPGNIGTVTADVYVKYGTAGGTAQEVRYVVLKDNAAAPTATQVAEGKDSAGTLLSSALKGTISAKPGVGHTHTLSGLTAATGYKVYLVSGHGTTWSSVEVIRIHTK
- a CDS encoding cold shock domain-containing protein, with product MEGKVKWFNAEKGYGFIETADGGDVFVHFSAIQTDGFKTLDEGQSVEFDIVEGARGPQAANVIKL
- the secA gene encoding preprotein translocase subunit SecA, whose product is MLGLVKKIFGDTNERDVKRLMKTVDVINGLEPDFVSLSDEELRAKTAEFRARIEKGETLEELLPEAFATVREASKRTLGMRHFDVQLVGGMALHEGRISEMKTGEGKTLVGTLPVYLNALLGKGVHVVTVNDYLAQRDSAQMGQIYNFLGMTVGVNLNGMDHADKQEAYACDITYGTNNEFGFDYLRDNMVLYKEQMVQRPLYFCIIDEVDSILIDEARTPLIISGQAEKSTELYYAADRFVKRLTAEEDYTVDIKVKSVALTEKGVATAERAFGVENLYDHSNVTLNHHIVQALKANVIMRRDVDYVVNEDEVVIVDEFTGRLMAGRRYSDGLHQAIEAKEEIQVQNESMTLATITFQNYFRMYRKLGGMTGTAKTEEEEFKKIYGLEVLQVPTNKPNQRVDMPDVVYKSENGKFNAVVEEIVERHKKNQPVLVGTVSIENSERVSEMLKRKGVRHQVLNAKHHAAEAEIISHAGQPGTVTIATNMAGRGTDIVLGEGVTDLGGLHIIGTERHESRRIDNQLRGRAGRQGDPGSTQFYLSLGDELMKRFGADNVLNMMDRLGFEEDQPIESRMITRAVESAQKRVEGNNFDIRKVVLQYDDVMNQQREIIYKQRREILESDNIKDIVVEMIKPVIDRIVNAHCSDDIPENWELQEVADYVNSKLLEEGQLTRDDLWGKEVEELIEYIFNLVLEKYAAREERLGSELVREFEKVIVLRSVDSKWMDHIDAMDQLRQGIHLRAYGGTDPLREYQFEGFEMFNAMTATIQEEVATYIMKAHIETNQERQSVVEENKITTNGEPAEKQPVHVQAAIGRNDPCPCGSGKKYKNCHGQNA
- the hpf gene encoding ribosome hibernation-promoting factor, HPF/YfiA family, producing MQFSIRGQQIEVTDALRDYVDKKLSRLEKYFDAPPTSEGYVTLGVVRGLHTVEVTIPLAGVTLRAEDRSDDMYASIDAVVDKLERQIRKHKTKLNRKFRQEGSLKTLFVEGAPSSVAVEEQDYDDLEVVRNKRFTLKPMDVEEAILQMNMVGHNFFVFSNIDTSEVSVVYKRNDGKYGLIEQD